The following is a genomic window from Syntrophales bacterium.
TTAATAACGTTGTTCCTCAGGATAAACTTATGAATGAAGCGAAAGCCTTGGCGAATAAATTGATTAGCAAGAGCGGAGTGACCTTGGCTTATATCAAGAAATGCTTTAATACGGGCGCCGATTTGAGCCTGTCAGCCGGCCTGGATTTGGATGAGTCCTATTTTGCCCGCTGCTTTTCCACTTATGACCAGAAAGAAGGCATGAAGGCCTTTTTAGAAAAAAGAAAACCTGGATTTAAGAATAAATAACTATTTCAGTGCCTTGAAAAAGTATTGAATCGCGTTTTCTGTGGATGCTTCATAAGCTTCGATCAATCTAATGTCTGCCTGCCATATGGCATGCAGATTTGTCGCGGATCCGGTGTGAATGATTGATGGGCGTTTTCTCGATAATTATGGTATGAAGCCGACTACCAGCGGTGGAGATCCATCCGGACGCGGCGGCAAAAGAGGGAATCAGCGATGGCGACTGGGTCATCATCGAGTCGCTCCGGGGCAAGATCCGGCAGCGGGCCGCCAAGCTTACTTACGGGATTGCCCCCGATGTAATCGCCGCCCAGCATGCCTGGTGGTTTCCGGAAAAAAGTGACCCGTGGCACGGCTGGGAAGAGTCCAACGTCAATATCCTGACCGACGATGCCTTCGCAAGCTGCGACCCGGCCATGGGGGCAAACCATATCCGCAGCCTGCTCTGCCGGATCTATCCCGAGGACGAAAGGAAAGGCCGATGAACCTGGAAATTACCGAGGAGAAGTGCTGGGGATGCAAGACCTGCGAGGTGGCCTGCAAGCAGGAGAATCAGGTTCCCGACGGTGTAAAGCTTCTCCGCATATCGGAAGACGGGCCGAGACAGGTCAACGGCGAGTGGCACTTCGTCTTCCGGGTGAACCGTTGCCGCCATTGTGAAGAGCCGCCTTGCGTTGCCGCCTGCCCGGAGACGGCGATCGGGAAGCGGGAAGACGGCATCGTTATTCTGTACCAGGACAAATGCACCGGCTGCTGCTCCTGCGTCGCGGTTTGCCCTTACAACGCCATCGCCTATGACGAAACATCCGGAGTTGCGCTGAAGTGCAACCTCTGTCACCACCGCATAGAAAAAGGCTTGCTGTCGGCGTGCGCCGACAACGTTTGTCTTGCCCACTGCATTAACCTGGACGTCGCCTGCTGAAGCTTTTCAGTGCCTTTTCGCCTGTGCTGGCTATTTCCCGCGGGCTTCCTTCTGCAGTTTCTTTACCATGTCGGCTTTCTCCCACGGATAGTTATCCATGAAGAGCGTCTTCGGGATCCGGCGGTAGGTTTCGCTGTTGAGAAGATCAAAACGCCCGATCATCCCTGCCGGGGTGAGGTCAAACAGCTTGGCCACTAATTCCTCAAGCTTTCGGTCGCCTGTTTTAGCCGTCCCGAAGCTGTCGATGTAAACGGAAAAAGGCTGGGCGACGCCGATGGCATAGGAGAGCTGGACGGAGCATTTTGTGGCAAGCCCCGCGGCGACGATGTTTTTGGCGACATGACGGGCGCCGAAGGCGGCCGAGCAGTCCACTTTTTCCGGCGTTTTATTGACAACCGCGCCGCCTCCGAGCTGGGCGCCCGGATATCCGCCATACGCCTGGACGACAAGCTTCCTGCCGGTTATCCCGGAGTCTGCCGCGCTGCAGGAGTTTATCGCCTGCCATTCGCCGGTGGGATTGAACATGAATTCAGTATTCTTATCCACGTAACCTTTCAGGACGTCAAAGGCGAGCTTGCGGGCCTTTTTTTCCACCAGTTCTCTTTTGCCTTTCACAAAGCGATAGTCAATGGCATTTGACATGAGCACCTTAGCCAGGCGAACGGGCTTGCCTGTTTTGTCGTTATATTCTACCGAGACCTGCCCCTTGCCGTCCGGGGCAAAGATGGGATCGCCGCAGTCTTCAAAGGCTCTCATCATTTTTGTGGCAAGGACATAAGGAAGCGGGAGCAGCTCCGGCGTTTCGTCACAGGCAAATCCGTACATGATTCCCTGATCGCCCGCCCCGATCTCCTTGTATTTACCTGAATCGGCGCGGGTGCCCATGTTGATGTCCGGGGACTGAGGAATAATGGCGTTCAGAACGCCAATGGAGTTGCCGTTCAGGCCGACGGCGATATCGTTGTATCCGATGCTGAGAACGGTTTCCCGAACAATCTTGTCAAGGTCAATCCAGGCCCTGGTGCTGACCTCCCCGCCGACGACGCAAAGCCCTTTGCCGAGGAAGACCTCGATGCCGCAGTGGGGCATATTGTTGATGTCCATCCCGAGCTTTTTCTCCTGGTCAAGGATGGTGGCGATGACGTGCGCGGCGATCGTATCCGCAACGATATCCGGATGTCCAATCTTGATGCTTTCCGATGTGATCTGCATTTTTGTCTCCTTTTATAAGTTTAGTTTTCCCAAAACGAAAAAACCCGCGCCAGAGCGCGGGTTATAATTCACATGCACTTTAGCACATTTATATAGCGGAGCAATTGACATAAATTCCCGCTTCCGGCGCGGTGAATACGTCACGAAAAATAAAAAGTCAAGGAAAATATCAGAGACGTTCAAAAAAAGAAAATTTTTGCTTGACTTTCCACAACCGGGACATACAATGCGCGCATTCTTTTGCTGTGGTAAGTGAGCCACGGCATAACAAATCGACCATCAAACATAAATTGAGGAGGAGCAGAAATGGAGCAAGAAAAGAAGATTGTTCAGGGAAGACGTTCGTTTTTAAAGAAGGCAGGGGCGGGAATCGCCGCAGGAGCGGGAATCGCCGCAGGCATAGGGGTGGGGGCGCCGTTTGCTCATGCGCAGACAACAATTCGCTGGCGCCTTGCGTCCAGCTTTCCGAAGTCGCTGGACGCCCTCTTCAGCCCGTCCGAGGAGTTTGCCAAGATTGTCGGAGAGATGTCCGGCGGGAAGTTTACGATAACCGCCCATCAGGCCGGGGAGCTGCTTCCCGCATTTGGCGTGGTTGACGGCGTGCAGAACGGGACGGTGGAGTGCTGCCACACAGCGCCTTACTATTTTTTCGGCAAGGATGAGACCTTTGCGATCGGCACCGCGATTCCCTTTGGCCTGAACTCCCGCCAGATGACCGCCTGGATGCACGAGGGAAATGGCCTGAATCTGATGCGCGAATTCTACAAAGGCTACAATATCATCAACTTCCCGATGGGCAATACCGGGGCGCAGATGGGCGGATGGTATCGCAAGGAAGTTAAATCGTTAAAGGATTTAAAAGGGTTGAAGATGAGAACCGCCGGAATCGCCGGCACCGTTATGCAGCGGCTGGGGATGGTGACTGTGAGCATGCCGGCAGGCGAGATTTACACATCTCTGGAAAAGGGCACCATCGACGCCGTCGAGTTCGTCGGGCCGTATGACGACCTGAAACTCGGTTTTTACAAGGTGGCGCCGAATTATTACTATCCCGGCTGGTGGGAAGGCGGCGCGGCGACTGATCTTTATGTGAATGCGAAGGCATTCGAGGCGCTTCCGGCGGAGTACAAGGCGATGGTCGAGGCGGCCGCGGCGCGTTCGCACGTGAAGATGCAGTCCATATACGACGTCAAGAATCCGGTGGCCTTGAAGCAATTGGTGGCCGGAGGCGCCAAGCTGCACCGTTTCTCGAAGGATATCATGGATGCCGCATTCAAGGAGTCGATGGCACTCTATAGCGAGCTTTCCGCCAAGAATCCTCGCTGGAAGAAGGTTTACGAAGACTACAGCAAGTTCCGGTCGGACTCGAACATGTGGTTCCGGTTCGCCGAGGCCGGTTTCGACACTTTCATGCATGCGCAGAAGTTGTAAGATTAGCATTCAGTAGAGGCAATTGCAAAACTCCGTGTCATGCCCGAATGCTTTTGTCGGGCATCCATGATTTCAAATAGTTAAAAACTGGATTCCCGCCCAGAAGCGTCGCGGGAATGACAGCGTTGGGAGTTTTGCAATTGGCTCAGTAGAGAAAAAAAGCCCCGCGCAGTCTCAACGGGGCTTTTTTTCAGGACAAATCTTTGTTACTATTTCCCGTATGATATTTATTTCTTTGCCGCGATCAGTTCGGCATTGATCAGGATAATTGCAGAAGGGGGTTGAGGGATGTCCAGTGCGAAAGGAGGATCGAAGAATCTTCTTGAAGATGTAATTGATGCGGGTCTTTGCACGGGATGCGGCGCGTGCGTTACCGGTTGTCCCTATATCGTTGTGTGCGAGGGGAGGGTTGTTGTCCTGGATCGGTGCACAATCGAAGAAGGCGATTGCTACAGACACTGTCCCCGCACCAGCACCGACATGAACGCAGTCAGCGACAAGGTTTTCGGGGTTCCTTTCAGCATCGCCGAGACTGGTCATGCGTTGACGATAGCGATGGCGCGGTCGGCCGATAACCGGACCAGCAACAAGGCGCAGGACGGAGGATGCGTGACGGCGCTTCTGGCCTTCGCCCTTGCGGAGGGAATGATCGATGCCGTGGTGTGCACAAGAATGGATGAAGAGAAGGTGCCGCACGGCTTTATCGCGCGCTCGCGCGACGAATTGCTGCAATGCGCCGGATCGAGCTACGAGGCGGGATTTGCCATCGAGGCATTCAGAAAGATTCCCGCCGATAACGTCGACAGGCTTGCGGCAGTCGGGGTTGGCTGCCAGGTCGAAGCGCTGGCCAAAATGAAGGCGAGTTTGCCGGTAAATGGCGGAAATCCCGCCCGCATTCAATTAACCGTGGGGCTCTTTTGCGGATGGTCGCTCCGTTCAGATTATTTTCGCCCCCTTCTCAAGGAAATCTGCAACCCGGCGCAAATCGTTAAATTCGACATTCCCCACAGTCCTCACACAAGTTTCGACGTATATACGCAGGAGGGGAGGAAATCCGTTGCGCTTGACGAGATCAGAGCCGCCATCAATCCCGCTTGTCAGTACTGCTGGGACATGACAGCGGAATTTTCCGATATCTCGGTTGGTTCCGCCGGTTCCAAGTTTCCGGGATGGAACACCATTGTCATTCGCACTGAAAAGGGCGCCGGGCTTGTGGCGCGGGCGAGGGACGCAGGACTTGTCGAAATCCAGTCCCTTCCGGAGTGGAGATTGTCGCAACTGACGACGGCGGCGCTCAACCGGAAAAAGGCGGCCTTCAAAAAGCTTGCCGAAAAAAGCGGCGACCGTCATGATCTTCTTTATATCTCCGGTCTTGCGGAAGGGTTCGCCGACAGTTTGCTGGAAGGCTGACATGCGGGAGCTGTCATTACGAAACTAAGGAGGGTGAGTCGATGGCCAGTATTGCGACTGATAATCCGGGGGCCGTTGTTCTGCTGATGGGCAACGAAGCGATCGCCAGAGGGGCGATCGAGGCGGGGATCGGGGTTGCCGCCGCCTATCCGGGAAGTCCCACCTCGGAAATATTGCCGACGATTGCCGGCGCGGCCGGGGAGAGGGATATTCACGTCGAGTGGTCTGCGAACGAAAAGGTGGCGACGGAAGTGGCCGCTGCCGCATCGCTTGCGGGGATACGTTCGCTTGCAGTCATGAAGCAGAACGGTTTGAACATTGCGGCAGATTTTATCGTCAATCTGAACATGACCGGGAGTGGGGATGGCGGAATGGTGATCTTTGTCGCCGATGATCCGGGCGGCATGACGAGCAGCAACGAACAGGATTCGCGAATAGTTGCCAAATGGCTCGACAATCCTCTGCTGGAGGCCCAAAGCGCCCAGGAAGCAAAGGAGATGCTGAAGTGGGCCTATGAACTTTCCGAAAGGCTCAAGCTGCCTGTTTTCCTGAGGGGAGTGACACGGCTTTGCTACACGCGAGGCAATGTCGCGCTGGGCGAGTTACCTCCTAAAATTCAGAAAAAAGCCTACTTTCCCGATACCTGGGATATGTACAATCCGACTAAAAGCAAGTTCACTGCGGGGCCCTCCCCCGTGGCGCACCGGAATCTGCACGAAAAACTCGAAAAAGCCCGCGGCATTTTTGAGGAATCCCCGTTTAATCGGTACAGCGGGCCGGAAAATCCGGAACTGCTGATTATTGCCTCGGGTGTCTGCACATCGTACAGCGCCGAGGCGCTGAATGTCCTGAAGATCGAGAAGCGGGTCGGGTTGCTGAAATTGGGGACGATCTGGCCTCTTCCGGAGAAACTGGCGGCTAAATGGCTTGGCTCCACAAGAAAAGTGCTGTTTGTCGAGGAGACGGACCCTTTCATCGAGCAGAGCGTGATGGAATTTGCGGCCAGCAGGCTTCCGGAAATGGGCGGACTCACCTTTTTCGGCAAGCGCTCCGGCCATCTTGCCCCCTGCAACGAACAGAGCACCGACCTGGTCATTGCAGCGCTGACTGATATTCTGGGGTTGCCTCCGCAATTGGGCGATCCCGACTATCAAAAAAACGCCGCAGAGGCGATGAAACTAGTTCCGAATCGCCCCATCAACATGTGTGCGGGCTGCCCCCACCGGGCGACTTTCTGGGCGGTAAAAAACGCCATTGCCCTGGACGGGCGAAACGGGTTCGTCTGCGGGGATATAGGTTGTTACTCAATGTCCTTTGCCGCTCCCGGTTTCTACCAGGCGCGGACAATGCACGCAATGGGTTCCGGAACCGGGCTGGCAAACGGATTCGGCAACATGCAGCGGTTTGGGTTTACCCAGCCCGTGCTTGCAGTGAGCGGCGATTCGACGTTCTATCATGCGGTGCTGCCCGCCCTGGTAAGCGGCGTCTATAACAAGGCTAATTTTACACTCCTTATCCTCGACAACAGCGCGACCGCGATGACGGGATTTCAGCCTCATCCCGGCACGGGATTGCGGGCAACGGGCGAAACGGCCCCGGTTGTCGATATGGAGGAGCTGTGCAGGTCGGTTGGCGCCGAGGTGAGGGTCTGTGACCCCTTTGCACTAGGGGAGGCCACGAGGGCAATCCTGGAGATGATGAAGAAGGAAGGGGAGGGACCCCGGGTCGTCATCATGCGGCATATGTGTCAGTTGCT
Proteins encoded in this region:
- a CDS encoding 4Fe-4S binding protein — its product is MNLEITEEKCWGCKTCEVACKQENQVPDGVKLLRISEDGPRQVNGEWHFVFRVNRCRHCEEPPCVAACPETAIGKREDGIVILYQDKCTGCCSCVAVCPYNAIAYDETSGVALKCNLCHHRIEKGLLSACADNVCLAHCINLDVAC
- the metK gene encoding methionine adenosyltransferase; protein product: MQITSESIKIGHPDIVADTIAAHVIATILDQEKKLGMDINNMPHCGIEVFLGKGLCVVGGEVSTRAWIDLDKIVRETVLSIGYNDIAVGLNGNSIGVLNAIIPQSPDINMGTRADSGKYKEIGAGDQGIMYGFACDETPELLPLPYVLATKMMRAFEDCGDPIFAPDGKGQVSVEYNDKTGKPVRLAKVLMSNAIDYRFVKGKRELVEKKARKLAFDVLKGYVDKNTEFMFNPTGEWQAINSCSAADSGITGRKLVVQAYGGYPGAQLGGGAVVNKTPEKVDCSAAFGARHVAKNIVAAGLATKCSVQLSYAIGVAQPFSVYIDSFGTAKTGDRKLEELVAKLFDLTPAGMIGRFDLLNSETYRRIPKTLFMDNYPWEKADMVKKLQKEARGK
- the dctP gene encoding TRAP transporter substrate-binding protein DctP; protein product: MEQEKKIVQGRRSFLKKAGAGIAAGAGIAAGIGVGAPFAHAQTTIRWRLASSFPKSLDALFSPSEEFAKIVGEMSGGKFTITAHQAGELLPAFGVVDGVQNGTVECCHTAPYYFFGKDETFAIGTAIPFGLNSRQMTAWMHEGNGLNLMREFYKGYNIINFPMGNTGAQMGGWYRKEVKSLKDLKGLKMRTAGIAGTVMQRLGMVTVSMPAGEIYTSLEKGTIDAVEFVGPYDDLKLGFYKVAPNYYYPGWWEGGAATDLYVNAKAFEALPAEYKAMVEAAAARSHVKMQSIYDVKNPVALKQLVAGGAKLHRFSKDIMDAAFKESMALYSELSAKNPRWKKVYEDYSKFRSDSNMWFRFAEAGFDTFMHAQKL
- a CDS encoding Coenzyme F420 hydrogenase/dehydrogenase, beta subunit C-terminal domain yields the protein MSSAKGGSKNLLEDVIDAGLCTGCGACVTGCPYIVVCEGRVVVLDRCTIEEGDCYRHCPRTSTDMNAVSDKVFGVPFSIAETGHALTIAMARSADNRTSNKAQDGGCVTALLAFALAEGMIDAVVCTRMDEEKVPHGFIARSRDELLQCAGSSYEAGFAIEAFRKIPADNVDRLAAVGVGCQVEALAKMKASLPVNGGNPARIQLTVGLFCGWSLRSDYFRPLLKEICNPAQIVKFDIPHSPHTSFDVYTQEGRKSVALDEIRAAINPACQYCWDMTAEFSDISVGSAGSKFPGWNTIVIRTEKGAGLVARARDAGLVEIQSLPEWRLSQLTTAALNRKKAAFKKLAEKSGDRHDLLYISGLAEGFADSLLEG
- a CDS encoding indolepyruvate ferredoxin oxidoreductase subunit alpha translates to MASIATDNPGAVVLLMGNEAIARGAIEAGIGVAAAYPGSPTSEILPTIAGAAGERDIHVEWSANEKVATEVAAAASLAGIRSLAVMKQNGLNIAADFIVNLNMTGSGDGGMVIFVADDPGGMTSSNEQDSRIVAKWLDNPLLEAQSAQEAKEMLKWAYELSERLKLPVFLRGVTRLCYTRGNVALGELPPKIQKKAYFPDTWDMYNPTKSKFTAGPSPVAHRNLHEKLEKARGIFEESPFNRYSGPENPELLIIASGVCTSYSAEALNVLKIEKRVGLLKLGTIWPLPEKLAAKWLGSTRKVLFVEETDPFIEQSVMEFAASRLPEMGGLTFFGKRSGHLAPCNEQSTDLVIAALTDILGLPPQLGDPDYQKNAAEAMKLVPNRPINMCAGCPHRATFWAVKNAIALDGRNGFVCGDIGCYSMSFAAPGFYQARTMHAMGSGTGLANGFGNMQRFGFTQPVLAVSGDSTFYHAVLPALVSGVYNKANFTLLILDNSATAMTGFQPHPGTGLRATGETAPVVDMEELCRSVGAEVRVCDPFALGEATRAILEMMKKEGEGPRVVIMRHMCQLLKAKRKIPDKYRVFVDQEKCLGDSCGCDRLCTRIFGCPGLMWDSGARKAVIDEAICVGCGLCADVCPAGAIKKEEVN